A window of the Gasterosteus aculeatus chromosome 21, fGasAcu3.hap1.1, whole genome shotgun sequence genome harbors these coding sequences:
- the klhl34 gene encoding kelch-like protein 34 has product MDSYSLLYSSSQRSGLLSGFQRLRSQGNMCDVVLEVDGVSYPCHRALLASSSEYFWALFGETTAERLAGSISLPALTPEGLDTVLDFLYSGWLRISSPTLPVVLEAARYLQVETAVSICERFMTDGLNKDNCCRYANLAEHHALSDALEAANQTIATEMRTLVQEGRDDLLGLNMQSLMAVLDADEIPGVKEVELVKLALDWLDENGPLPLLKSNLLLSHLRFGLVAPADLNSLSHRAMATPLIRSQLTRALEYHGLGSAQPIRQSKQSTLRASPNHVLLVGGGRSPDWPEQEMLAFDPRNRTFSPLSSGVPLRLRNHCAVSVGGFLFVIGGEEANGGGDDGARPPAAATSKHVWRYDPRFDRWEAMEPMLERRDQFTCCAVGEAIYAIGGRHTRPGDDARTSVASVEFYDLATGAWRRGAAMPRPLYGHASAVLDNGVYVSGGRSSSQGGSNRGDHQEGRGDSSREVQFWDLKGRVWEKRAPMSIGRFGHRMAAAHGFIYALLGMYEPFCDIEQYDSRSDHWTRLRPLLTGSFDYGMASTPAGNLLVFGGRRWSDGRQVIVRSVLEYDTKTDRWREICQLPRPLAGAECTLLPLPG; this is encoded by the coding sequence ATGGATAGCTACTCCCTCCTCTACAGTTCCTCCCAACGAAGCGGACTTCTCTCCGGCTTCCAGCGCCTGCGCTCTCAGGGAAACATGTGCGACGTCGTCCTGGAGGTCGACGGTGTGTCTTACCCGTGTCATCGCGCCCTTTTGGCGAGCTCCAGCGAGTATTTTTGGGCTCTGTTTGGAGAGACCACCGCGGAGAGATTAGCGGGCTCCATTAGCCTCCCGGCGCTAACACCTGAGGGTTTAGACACCGTTCTGGACTTCCTGTATTCCGGGTGGCTCCGCATATCATCGCCTACACTTCCTGTCGTCTTAGAGGCGGCCAGGTACCTGCAGGTGGAGACCGCCGTGTCCATATGCGAGCGCTTTATGACGGACGGTTTGAACAAGGACAATTGCTGTCGCTATGCTAACCTGGCCGAGCATCACGCCCTCTCAGATGCCCTTGAGGCTGCCAATCAAACCATCGCTACGGAGATGCGGACGTTGGTGCAGGAAGGCAGGGACGACCTTCTCGGGTTGAATATGCAATCGCTGATGGCGGTGCTCGATGCCGACGAGATACCCGGCGTCAAGGAGGTGGAGCTCGTAAAGCTGGCTCTGGATTGGCTGGATGAGAACGGgcccctccctctgctgaaATCCAACCTCCTGCTGAGTCACCTGCGCTTCGGATTGGTCGCCCCGGCTGACCTCAACAGTCTCAGCCACAGGGCCATGGCCACGCCTCTCATCAGGAGCCAGCTGACTCGGGCCCTGGAGTACCACGGGCTGGGTTCAGCGCAGCCCATCCGGCAGAGCAAACAGTCGACGCTCAGGGCGTCGCCCAACCACGTGCTGCTCGTGGGCGGAGGACGCAGCCCCGATTGGCCGGAGCAGGAGATGCTGGCGTTTGACCCAAGGAACAGGACATTTTCCCCCCTGAGCTCCGGCGTCCCGCTGCGACTGAGAAACCACTGCGCGGTCTCGGTGGGGGGTTTCCTCTTCGTGATCGGCGGGGAGGAAGCGAACGGGGGAGGCGACGACGGGGCGAGGCCCCCCGCCGCGGCGACATCCAAGCACGTGTGGCGCTACGATCCACGTTTCGACCGCTGGGAGGCGATGGAGCCCATGCTGGAGAGGCGGGACCAGTTCACCTGCTGCGCGGTGGGCGAAGCCATCTACGCAATCGGCGGGCGACACACGCGGCCCGGCGACGACGCTCGCACATCCGTGGCGTCCGTTGAGTTTTACGACCTGGCCACCGGGGcgtggaggagaggggcggcGATGCCTCGCCCGCTTTACGGCCACGCTTCCGCCGTGCTCGACAACGGCGTCTACGTGTCAGGTGGACGTTCGTCCAGCCAGGGCGGCAGTAACCGCGGCGACCACCAAGAGGGCCGTGGAGACAGCAGCCGAGAAGTCCAGTTCTGGGACCTGAAGGGCAGAGTTTGGGAGAAGCGAGCGCCCATGTCCATCGGCAGGTTCGGGCACCGCATGGCGGCGGCCCACGGGTTCATCTACGCCCTGCTGGGGATGTACGAGCCTTTCTGCGACATCGAGCAATACGACTCGCGGTCGGACCACTGGACCCGCCTCCGTCCGCTGCTCACCGGCTCCTTCGACTACGGGATGGCGTCGACCCCGGCGGGGAATCTGCTGGTGTTCggcgggaggaggtggagcgatGGACGGCAGGTGATAGTGAGGAGCGTGTTGGAGTACGACACGAAGACGGATCGCTGGAGAGAGATCTGCCAGCTGCCCAGACCTCTCGCTGGGGCCGAGTGcacgctgctgccgctgccaggCTGA
- the smpx gene encoding small muscular protein has translation MSKPSSNVKALQANLNIPMGGLRPGAGHPVKRREETVEAEEAQTPEEPRAAAPTPEEKKVLPGAVKVPGPAVNLSELQNVKSELRWVTKD, from the exons ATGTCCAAACCTTCGTCCAACGTCAAGGCCCTTCAG GCTAATTTGAACATCCCGATGGGAGGTCTGCGTCCAGGGGCGGGACATCCTgtcaagaggagagaggagacagtaGAGGCAGAAGAG GCCCAAACGCCAGAGGAGCCCCGCGCTGCCGCCCCGACGccggaggagaagaaggtgtTGCCGGGCGCCGTGAAAGTGCCCGGTCCGGCCGTTAACCTTTCAGAGCTGCAGAACGTCAAGAGCGAACTCCGATGGGTCACCAAGGACTAA